Below is a genomic region from Syngnathoides biaculeatus isolate LvHL_M chromosome 5, ASM1980259v1, whole genome shotgun sequence.
agtaccaagagaggaactgtggtactgcatgcgtaagtctggtgtggcagagaagtatgttaaaatagtacaggacatgtatgatggcagcagaacaatggtgaggtgtgccttaggtgtgacagaggaatttaaggtggaggtgggactgcatcagggatcagctctgagccccttcctgtttgcagtggtaatggataggctgacagatgaggttagactggaatccccttggaccatgatgttcgcagatgatattgtcatatgcagtgaaagcagggagcatgcagaggaacaattggaaagatggagacatgcactggaaaggagaggaatgaagattagccaaagtaaaacagaatatatgtgcgtgaatgagaaaagtagagggggaagagtgaggctacagggagaagagatagcgagggtggacgacttcaaatacttggggtcaacaatacagagcaatggagagtgtggtcaggaagtgaagaaacgggtccaagcaggttggaacagctggcgaaaggtgtctggtgtgttatgtgacagaagagtgtctgctaggatgaagggcaaagtttacaaaacagtggtgaggccggccatgatgtacggattagagacggtggcactgaagaaacaacaggaagcagaactggaggtggcagaaatgaagatgttgaggttctcgctcggagtgaccaggttggataggattagaaatgagctcattcgagggacagccaaagctggatgttttggagacaagattcgagagagcagacttcgatggtttggacatgttcagaggcgagagagtgagtatattggtagaaggatgctgaggatggcgctcccaggcaaaagagcgagaggaagaccaaagagaaggtttatggatgtggtgagggaagacatgagggcagttggggttagagaggaagatgcaggagataggctaagatggcaaaagatgacacgctgtggcgacccctaacgggacaagccgaaaggaaaagaagaagttaacagtccaatttcttatcagtgaaaacataaacttcggcattaaatacgggtcctctatgccaagtgtctatcatttttccacgtaccttcgtttatcaccaccttttaaatgtttaacggtaacTCTGGGTGTCATgttataagacgtattttcgcgtcgtctccaaccaatttagcattgaagaatggtttgtttgaccgacacttccggccagtgacatgatttgatgacgtaggtgcacgaactCTATACTATATGTGCAAATGCTTGCATATAGCTGGATTTGGATACGCTCTTTTGATTGGTCGCCGGAGAAATGAAACCTCGGTGTTACTATGACAACTCCCTTTTCCCGTGACCCTAAAAAGCATTGCGATTTACTTGCTCAAATATACGTACATGCATACAAAGGAAACAAATGTCAAAGTCTACTTGCTGCACAGTTGTAAGACCACACCTATGTCTCCCATGGTATCTTGAAACTCTACGACCCCAAAAAGTTGCAGAATTTGGAGTTCGACCCAGATTTtgattaaataaaattgtttccacaATTGTTTGTCATAATATAAGCCATATTCAAACAACTTAATGGAACTCACCTTCCTTTTCATTCTCTTCAGCGCTAGGAAGCCTGAACTGATCCAAGTCGTCGATGTTGGTCTGTACAGTTTCTTCGTTATCGTCATCTGATTTCTTATCATCGCCTTTGTCATCGTCaccctcctcgtcgtcgtcgtcgtcatcatcttcatcatcaatCTCAAGCCCCGTAGTTTGCTTcagtttcttttccttcttgGCTGCACGCTCGATGGGAAGAAGctagaaaatgaaacaaacaggAACCAAGATGAATGTCGCCCAAGTGAATATGGGTACATTTCCAAAATGACtacgttttttttattgtgctaaTTACAATGGATTTTTATTGTAGCCCAAAAAACGTGTAAGCCCCTGGAGAAAAGGGCTGGATGGTCAGTGTGTGCCCGGCACGGGGGAcagttgtcattatttttttttattctgacaaGACCACGACAACCCATCGAGGCACTTTTAATGCTGCGATATCCTAAATATCTGTACATCCCGACTGTTCATCAGTTTTTAGTCGTCGTCCTGGTCTCATGATGTGAAAATGGGAACAGCATGTTTGCTCAAGAACAGCTCgtttaggagaaaaaaaaacaaacacttaaaACATTGAACAGGTGAACCTTCTATTTCATGTACCTCCTCTCCATCACTTTCCTCTTCTGAAGCACCATAGTCATCAACCATttcttcatcatcgtcatcatcctcctcctcctcctcctccagttcTTTGATTTCTAGTTGTGTATTCGTCTTTGCTTGGGTCTTTCCTCCCTTCTTTGGCTGGATTGCTTCAACTTCCGTCTTCTCTTCGTCGTAATCGTCTTCTTCCTCCCACTGCTCGTCGCTGTCATCCTCGCTGTCAGATTGATCCAGTTTCCGCTTCCTCTTCGCCGGTTTCAGCCAGTTACTGTTCTCATCAGTGAAACCTTCAGATAGAAAATGTGGACTGTCATTAAAACAATAACCACTtacaaaaccccaaaaatttaaaaagtaaagaaTACATGAATATAGAAGAAATAATAAATTCATGCAAAGACTTCTGTTAATATCCCAGAGTAAACAAAAAACGTAGTATCTGCTAGTAATACTACTGTAACGTGagttttttcatgaatagcTTAGAACAggttccacagaaaaaaaagtgaaaaggaaAATTAGTAAAAAAGAAAGTGGGAGTTCATTATATAACCATAAATATATGAGTATTTACTTGAGAATAAGTGGCATGGTTCCAGTGACActcattttttactttaaaatccaattataataaaatgaaattaaacactagttattaccgtaattcccggcctacagagcgcacctggttataagcctcacccagtacatttgtaaaggaaataccatttgctacatacatacgccgcacctgtgtacaagccgcaagtgcccacactgaaacccgttgtgaaacacgagatatttacaaataaagacagtacacagagagtttcacGCTAACCCTAGCTCCTTGCTAACAGggccagccaaaaaaaaaaaaaaaaaaaaaaaaacatactggtaaaaatcactgagacatggcagtaacacgctagcgcagctctaacagggccggaccggtaaaagtagCTTCCTTGgtgcatatattccaccagtctcactctcaccctttctgctcaagtgcccacttgtggccgtcagaaaaaaatgcacaaattaggcgcatcacagcataaaccgcagggttgaaagtgtgtgaaaaaagttgcggtttataggccggaaattacagtagtaacACTCTAGTTACCTTTCTTAGCCTGCTCATTAGCGCCTTCTTTTGCCTTTGCCAAATTGGTGGCGACTCTTTTAGCGTtcctgtaaaaataaatcataaaatgaatgaagctgtaaaaaattatactgtaaatatgtcaTGTAATCCAACAATGTTTTACCTTTTCCTGGCTCTTCTTGACTGACGTTTTGGCTCTGAATCATCTGCAGGCAGACAGCCAAAGTCAGTGACATACTTATGTACACTTTTTATAtagcataataataataataaaagcacaTAGTCACCATCTTTTATAAACTTGGCCAACTCTGTCTCCGCCCCTTGCTGCTTTCTGGCTTTCTTCCCGGGACCTCGCTTCACCTTGTTGGTGGGATCCAACTTACGGCCCATGATTTCACGCTacaaggacacaaaaaaaagataaaaatgcatGCTCAGTTCCCGTGCAAAGTCACAATTAATAAAGATGCACTTTTCCTGTTCATGAATCTAAGACAGATATTGTGATtaggtgaagttttttttttaataactgcaCATAATTGTGAAATATCAATTGCCAGTGAGTTTTACCCAGTGGTTTAAATGCacttccatcaattttctatagtACGAGTGAGTGGGCATGTACCACATCTGACTGGATtagtacaccttggactggtcaaCGGACAATTGCAAGTCATATTTACGAACAACACTTCACACtattggacaatttagtcttcaatgactCAAACATACCTGTTTTGATTGGGAGGAAGTCACAGTATCCAAAGAAAACACATGCACTCATGGGGAGAACTACAAAGCTTTGAACCCAGCACTTaaaaaatgtgaggcagatgtacaaACCAAGgcttcactgtgctgcccactATTAACACAGTAACTAAAAAGCTAGAGTTTGCTATCCACAAGAGGTGAAAATTATGATTAAAAACCATTTTGATGGGAGGCAGATGTTCACAACCACATTAATAACTCAatagtgtcaatcaaaactgaacatCCAATGGTATGTGTGTAAAGGACGTTTTTTTAAGAACATCTCCTGCATTGATTTAATTTTACCCATTGTAGTATAGCcaacagccaaaattggattttttggaaaaaaggttcgagagagcagactttgatcgtttggacatgtccagaggcgagacagtgagtatattggtagaagggtgctgaggatggagctgccaggcaaaagggcgagaggaagaccaaagagaaggttaatggatgttgtgagggaaggcatgagggcagttggtgttagacaggaagatgcaggagatagccttagatggaaaaagatgacacgctgtggcgactcctaatgggacacgccaaaaggaaaagaaggtgtaaataaataaaaatacattagaaTTCCAACATAATTTGCGTTAACGAAAATGAGGTAACTCGCATTATTATCATTCCATGACCACAATGCCCAGATGTTGGGTTACGTTCATCTTACGTGGTCATTAACTACATGCTTGTATTTGTACCATTTGACAAGTCAAGAATTACCATTTTAGAAGTTTTAGCGCTTTGCAAaaattcatcaatccattttcttagtcgcttatcctcacaaggggcgcgggagtgctggagcctatcccagctgtcaacgggcaggaaacaGGGTACACCGgggtgccccgagaaaacccacgcaggcaccgggagaacatgcaaactccacggagggagcgctgggattgaacaatggtcctcagaactgtgaggccaacgcttggcagctgcgccaccgtgccgccgctttGCAAAAATATGCCAGTAAATAGCAAAGATTGACGCAAACAGTGCacataaatatgtaaaacatCGTTAAAACACCAAGTGAACTGcgaactacaacaacaaaacttaCGTCTTATCCGACTTCAGATTGTAAGTAGTAGGATGAACACTCACACGTGAATTTTTCGACAACGCGTTGAAGAGGAACTTCCGGCGCACAAAACTGACGTTGCATCTGCCGTGTCATTGGATAAAGTGCACACGCCGAATATTTTTGAGGCTCAGAAAGTGCATGTATTTAAAGAAAACTGTCAAGAAATGCCAATAGTTTACATCGTATCTAAGTCAATGAATCATTGAGTAATGTAAAAGGGAAATACTTATTTGGGACTGCACATTCCCGTCATGACGTACACATCGTGCGACCGTTGGACACTGGACAGCGGACGCAAATGAAGGCAAGATGGCTGCTGCCGACGGGAAGAAGCGTGGCCTTGAACATTTGGACGAATATGAACCAAAACCTGCCAAACATCTTCGCAGTCTGCACGATGTCATGTCGGAGAGGCGACTGGTTGTCATCCTGGAGGGAGCCTCGCTAGAGACCGTCAAGGTGAAACTAAGGCTAAGACGTATTCATCAAAGCTGCTTTAACTTAACtgatggataattttttttttccacaactgcTAACATTAAATTTGCTTTATTTAACTATATGATCACGTTTATAAGCGCATGTGTTGTAGCATACTAAATTTGTGTTTCAGTAagttattaaaatatttgtcttcCAATGTTGCAGGTTGGGAAAACCTTTGAGCTGTTGAACTGCGaccaacacaaaaacatcctaatcaaaagtggaaaaaatccAGGAAATTTTAGACCAGATATCACACATCAGGTaatcgtttttatttttgtctacaTTTGTTATTGTCCTCTGAATCTGTAAAGTCTGATATGCAGGCTTTGTCTAGTGAGGCGCATCATAATCACCACATACAAATACGattctttaaaatgtgaaattcaatcaaacaaaataaagtttGTAGCTACTAGATATGCATGCAACCTTTTTCAATTTTACTATGTTACAGACTTATTATAAAGCTGATTTGAgtatatttttcttaaaaacattACTCTGATAATCGGAAACCCAATACAAACTGCTGTTGTTCGGCAACCCTGTTTTAAAGAAAATGGGTTCTTGGAACAATTATCTGCATAGTACAAATGTTAGGTTAATCTGCACGTCAGTGCAAACATGCGCACAAGCATTTTGTGATGACCTAAACCTGAGATTTTCCTCTACTAGTGCCTGCTCATGCTGATGGACAGTCCACTGAACAGAGCGGGCCTGCTGCAGGTTTACATCCACACTGAGAAGAACGCGCTAATAGAGATCAACCCGCAGACGCGCATCCCCAGAACCTTTACACGCTTCTGTGGCCTTATGGGTAAATGAAAGCTGAATTAACACTACTTTTATGATAACCACGATCAAATAACAGTTGTAGCTTTGGCTTTTGCGTGCCCCAACTCAGTTTTTCATGTTACGAGCCCCTGATTGCTTTACTTCATTATATATTTGTGTTTGACTGCTTGTCTTATTCAACAAATAGCTGAAAGTCCatcggtgacttttttttcaataggtTTTGGTCCCACTGTATGAGTAAATGAagttcttttcaattttttgtgTCCACTTTCAGTTCAGCTGCTGCACAAGCTAAGCGTACGGGCGTCCGACGGTCCTCAGAAGCTCctgaaaatgatcaaaaacCCTGTGTCAGACCACCTGCCGCCCGGGTGCCCACGCATCTCCACCTCCTTCTCCGCCGGAGAGGCCGTGTGCCCCCGAACCGTGGTGCCAGAGGGGCCAGCGGCCGTGGTCATTGGAGCGTTTGCACATGGAGCGGTCAGTCgcagtgaccttttttttttccatctcaagtCAGAATTTAGGCTTGTTTCACTCATCAGCATCTTTTCCAGGTGAACGTTGACTACACCGAGAAGACCGTGTCTATCAGTAACTACCCGCTCTCAGCCGCACTCACCTGTGCCAAGATGTGCTCGGCTTTTGAGGAAGTTTGGGGAGTCTTGTGATCAACAACTGACTGGGCAGAAACCCGTCTCCAAACATTTTGTATAGACTAATTGCACACACAGTGGAAGTGTTGCACCAAATTTCCCACTCATGGAGAGTACGTGGACCATCTTTTTGATGTATGATGGTCATGTTGTTACCCAGAGACATTTTTCTACGGTGATGGTATCTGCAGAGAAGACTTAACGTTTCCTGTTGAATCAATTTCATGAAATTTTTGAGAAATAATACATgtttaaatatctttttttggCTGACTTCCCAAGTCATTGCATCAaacctttatatatatatatatatatatatatatatataaagggtAGCATAAAAGAGGTTTGCatcatttactcaagtaacatttttgataaactgtacttgtcagagtacaTTAAATGCACCATACTTTTGGGTATTTAGGGATTGATatttttactccattacaatgaTCGACAAGCCCTTTCTTGCTTTTATCAAGTCTTGCGTGCGTGTCTATTTTTAGACTCGATCTAAGACTTCCACATAGGGCGCCCCTTGCACAGGATTGCTTATGTCATACGATGacaattcaccaatcagacgcCAAAAGGCAGTTACAACACACAAGTAGCCTTTGCAAGCCAATCAAATGACTCCTTCtgaggccaaaaaaaaatttcctcatGCCACTCCTTATTAATCAGTTTTTAAAAGCTGTTTGGGAAAATCCCAAGTACAAGGCAAATGACAATGTTTACACAATGGTAATCCCATGCAAGTATATCAAGAACAAATTTTTCATTGAATGGATCccgacagtttattttttttaacagaacacAAGTATACACCAAACAAGGCTTATATACAAACAAGAATAGTTATCTTACACATTGTGTAGGCTATCTACACATCACTTGCATGACTAACACGGGTGATATAATAATACCTTTACTGTTGAAAAAGTTGATGTATTATGGAAAGTAGACTTGTGTTGTTTGTATCCAAATAGTTGGGTCTCTGCAGTGAGTTGCCACCCATCAAATTTGGTCTTCTATAACAGTAGGGTGTGCGTGTAGATTTGAGTTAGAGTATTAGGGTTTGACAAGGTGTCCATCCACCACATTATAATGCATGAACTAATGCCTCCACGAGTTTAAACACTTGCGTTCTCCCTCAGGGTACTCACTTTTGGTTCCACACTGGGGTCCGCTTCCATTAGTAGCGCTGGCCATCAAGCGATGCGGACAAACGTCGGCTTGAATGTGCTCAATCGCCTGTCGAGATCCAGCCCCGCTAGTCATCATGGTAACGAAAGCCAGAACTGCTCAGCAGTTTGTGGGATGGGTTGAGGTCTGGCTCACTTACGGGCTATTTTGGGCAAGACAAGCTGTGAAGTTTGTAAAATGTAGTATCATTCTTGATCTTCAGACGATGACATGTTATTAAGACACCCAAGAACTGTcttaatttgtgtgtgtgtgggggggggggggctgcagtcTCCTTTAAACATGTTCAGCATCCATGCGGCAAACGCCGCTGAGTTGTTTTAGGGCATTGCAGGTTTGTGGGGCAAAGATGAGATTTGGCGCAGAGGGTTGTGATGAGAAAGGAGGGCTCCAAAGGCATCAAGTGATGATACTGGTCAGCGTCACAGGTCACCTGCAGGACGAGGACACGCCTGAGTTGATGATGAGACAGGTCTGGTCTGAGTTAGCCATTGTATATTAATTGAGAGTTTATTCGTCACGATGTTGAATTTGGGACTGTCGCAGTATTGAAAAActtcaaaggtcaagtgtcatcctgataaacattctaaaatagatattgaaatgaataatacatagaacattattcacttcaatgcctgtactaaaaaataaatatgaccggagagcgcgtcatccatgcgcaaagttggggaagtctcattcgacatccaagtggtctccATATTGGCTGCTTCCTTCGTTCGTGATCTCACGCTgcggcccctactgtgggagactgacatggaagctctttcgaagaagagaacatctcataatcgagtgaagtgtctgggagaatattaccctattgttccgagccatatttagatgatatgcggatcactgcaaaaccgcctccctgtccgatccacttcagTGACAGAGATAAGCCACCGCGCGACCAGCCAgcctggccgacaaggccggcggctggctctgccttgtcgacaaggccggcggctggctctgccttgtcgacaaggccggcggctggctctgccttgtcgacaaggccggtgacgattcacaaggcctgcagaggccatccttcagcggctgctgcacggaatttttccgatgcacacatcgacacatttagcacccctgatttacggattacgtgaCCCCCaactattgctttttttttttttgtagctgtatacaggcctacctgtcattcggaacccacaaagttctcgttctttgtacccgtgcaattcatttttcacaacgaactggatcttttggaaatgtgtgaagagcaaattcatcctcccgagtgttcgagcaatatccagcaatacaacgagccggcattttggctaacaggaaggaacaacgagctatcctCCCGCGGGtaaaactaacagaaacaatTGAGTACGCTTGAGGGCGGTTccgtcctgtacgtcacttcctgcttcttctcgaaaacaaatcccgagaggattttcatggcgggagttacaaaaagccatatacgtcaaaatcatctttgtGGTGacaaaacgcatgggtccataccggtcgcttttttttttcattaataacatactaaaaatcatccatttcacgacacttgaccttaaaGACCCCCTATACTGGTActgaaagaaaaattaaaacgtTATACAAAATCTTGCATCATTTTATTGTGCTGAATTTTAAATGCTATTGTATCAGCATCATGTTTATTTTCACTATATTCTCACAATATCTGGcaagaatattttttgtaattgtatgTGAGTTGATGCAAGTTCATGTTGGGAAATAAAGAAGCGAATTTCAGAAGGACAATTCCCCAAAGATTAAGATTTCTCAATAAACAAAAGGGAAGAGACGATTACaatcacaaataatttttttctgaaattgaaGTCATCGCCCTATGAAGAGGTGAGATGTGTGGGAGAAGAGGAATACCTGAGagaatgtcattaaaaaaagacgAGTGCCCGAGAATCCTGAGATGGATGTGTCTGACGGGTGCTTCTTCAGACTCTTCTGATAcgcctgtcaaaaaaaaaaaaaaagacttagcTGTCTTGCGCTCGTgtagcaaaaatgtaaaaataattaaaaaaaaaaaccgtcaaTCTCTGACCTTCCGAGCGATCTGCAGTGCCGAATATTGCAGCCACACTTCTTGCTGCTGAGCTGCAGGTAGCAGAAGCCCCTCACTGTCCTTGTTGGTCACGGTGAGGTAGTGGGACCAGACGCACTGCCCCAAAGCACCCACCGTTGCACTCTTGGAGTGAACTTCCCCCCcaaattaacaaaacaaaaaaaacaacaacaacaacaacaaccatcatGCAGTTAGAAAAACCTCTATGGAGTGTTTCCATTTGCCAGTCGTTATTTATCGCTTATTAAGCCCCAAATATATTGCTCCCGCCCACTTGAGATCAAAGCGGGCGATCAAATTTGCTTCCCCCCCTGAACTAAAATAAATTTGACATCCCTGATCTACAACTTTCTTACTGTCAGGTAGAAACAGGTGAAGGAGGTCTTTGGCCAGAAGGAAACCCATCACGCCGTAATTCATGGCTCTGTTTGATAAAGGAAGAAAAACGTCACTGGACAACATCCAAGCTGCCAGCCAAGACCTTGAGGTACTGTATGTATCCATCCACGTAAGAGGGCAGTGCAGACAGTACTCTTGTACTTATTCTGTATTTGAGTCTCTTCGATTATACATAGAAAGATAAAATGCAACAGAACATAATTATACATAAGCTAACTCCAATAATCCCTTACCTTGGGTATGTGGGATGGAAGAGAGGAGGGATAAACATTCCCATGGGAATGATCAGCTCATTGCCCAGAAGCGATATCGTAACGGATAGACTTTGAAGCAAAGAACAACTGCAAAGTTAAGTATGAGTAGCATCGTAATGAGAAATGAGAAACTTACATATCAGTGTCATCGCTGTTTGCATGCAAGAGTCTACTGTGCCTCTTTTGCAAGAAGGACAGCAGCTGCAGGTAGTTGGAGAAGAAGCTGTGGGTGCTGATGGACACCTGGAATTGGAGCAGGTCATTGATATCCTTCATTTCTCGACGATTCTGGACTTTGCCgagacattttggggaacgacGCAAGCGGCAGATTTAGTTTCAGTTCTTGTCCGTttgctttcagcttgtcccgttaggggtcgccacagcgtgtcaactttttccatctaagcctatctcgtgcatcctcctctccaacacccacttccctcatgccttccctcacaacatccatcaatcttttctttggtcctcttttcattcttttgcctggcagctccatcctcagcacccttctaccaatatactcactctctcgcctctgaacatgtccaaaccatcgaagtctcctctctctaaccttgtctccaaaacctcctactt
It encodes:
- the emg1 gene encoding ribosomal RNA small subunit methyltransferase NEP1, yielding MAAADGKKRGLEHLDEYEPKPAKHLRSLHDVMSERRLVVILEGASLETVKVGKTFELLNCDQHKNILIKSGKNPGNFRPDITHQCLLMLMDSPLNRAGLLQVYIHTEKNALIEINPQTRIPRTFTRFCGLMVQLLHKLSVRASDGPQKLLKMIKNPVSDHLPPGCPRISTSFSAGEAVCPRTVVPEGPAAVVIGAFAHGAVNVDYTEKTVSISNYPLSAALTCAKMCSAFEEVWGVL